A stretch of Colletotrichum lupini chromosome 2, complete sequence DNA encodes these proteins:
- a CDS encoding DNA ligase I, producing the protein MSQRKRQKSPDAAAIDEEERQYAIGGTTLEELDEKYPNRPRNHSKTMRFSELFQSLFNPLNENKKQPVGRGPPRSKKGPHGPHKLSPQEQRRHLIERFISRWRNEVGNDIYPALRLILPDKDRDRGVYGLKENAIGKLLVKLMKIDKNSEDGHNLLHWKLPGQTTFSRLAGDFAGRCFEVLSKRPMRTEVGDMTIAEVNELLDKLAASTGELENLEVFEIFYERMNAEELMWLIRIVLKQMKVGATERTFLDLWHPDGEALFSVSSSLRRVCWELFDPRIRLEQEDTGVTLMECFQPQLAQFQMPSSFQKMVDYLRTTEEDPEFWIEEKLDGERMQMHVAEDPSVPGGLRFCFWSRKAKDYTYLYGNGLKDEKGALTRHLANAFSEGVRNVILDGEMITWDPEVDKIMPFGTLKTAALAEQNNPYNNTGPRPLYRVFDILLLNDQPLTQYTLRDRHRALEKAVKGVHRRLEIHEYESATTPEAIEPLLRKVVAEASEGLVLKNPRSMYRLNSRNDDWLKVKPEYMSEFGESLDCVVIGGYYGSGHRGGAISSFLCGLRVSENHIHAGANPEKCFSFFKVGGGFTAADYAEIRHRTDGKWTTWDPKKPPVEYIELAGGDRQFERPDVWIRPSDSVVVEAKAASIGNSDQFSLGFTLRFPRFRKLRTDKNWDEGLSVQEFLDLRRRVEAEAKEKTMSVENRKRKSVKRVKREVVIAGTENMPAQFQADKSKIFEGLEFCVLSESLKPFKKTKAQLETLIKENGGQVSQRAVPQSGMILLADKNVVKVASLVKEGQKGNGVDIVRPKWIQDCLEQADESLLLPYEERHLLHATEALKTVALQNTDMYGDSYARDISLVELREVLNMMPKKEPDTESFNKTQFLNQLEERGRGVGPMKGSMFHRCAVHLVNVQEECDEDEIKMLKLRNYLTFGGARLISDAEDTETTHVVVVGDGSRRKDAAAAMREEVSHRRKIPHIVTAEWVEDCWREKTLLDEEKYTRV; encoded by the exons ATGAGCCAGCGCAAGCGACAAAAGTCGCCAGACGCGGCAGCGATTGATGAGGAAGAGAGGCAGTATGCTATCGGAGGAACCACACTCGAAGAATTGGACGAGAA GTACCCAAATCGCCCACGCAATCATTCAAAAACGATGCGCTTTTCGGAACTCTTCCAAAGCCTCTTCAATCCTTTGAACGAGAACAAGAAGCAACCAGTCGGTCGCGGCCCACCTCGCAGCAAAAAGGGGCCCCACGGACCACACAAGCTATCGCCGCAGGAACAGAGACGGCACCTCATTGAGCGCTTTATTTCCAGATGGCGAAACGAGGTGGGAAACGACATCTACCCGGCTTTGCGACTCATCCTGCCCGACAAGGATCGGGATCGCGGCGTCTACGGCCTGAAGGAGAATGCTATTGGCAAACTCCTCGTCAAGCTTATGAAGATCGACAAGAACTCGGAAGACGGCCACAACCTCCTTCACTGGAAGTTGCCGGGTCAGACTACCTTCTCTAGACTGGCTGGCGACTTTGCGGGCCGGTGCTTCGAGGTCCTCTCTAAGCGGCCGATGCGGACAGAGGTCGGCGACATGACGATTGCCGAGGTCAATGAGTTGCTGGACAAACTCGCTGCGTCGACGGGAGAGCTGGAGAACCTGGAGGTCTTTGAAATCTTCTACGAGCGCATGAATGCAGAAGAACTTATGTGGTTGATCCGCATCGTGCTCAAGCAGATGAAGGTCGGCGCGACCGAGCGGACCTTTCTCGATCTGTGGCATCCGGATGGCGAAGCCCTGTTTAGCGTGTCGTCGAGTCTGCGACGCGTTTGCTGGGAGCTTTTTGACCCGAGGATACGTCTGGAGCAGGAGGATACGGGTGTCACCCTTATGGAATGTTTCCAGCCCCAGCTGGCACAGTTCCAGATGCCATCTTCCTTCCAGAAGATGGTCGATTACCTCCGGACTACAGAGGAGGATCCCGAGTTCTGGATCGAGGAAAAGCTAGACGGTGAGCGCATGCAGATGCACGTGGCCGAAGACCCGAGCGTTCCGGGAGGGCTGCGATTCTGCTTCTGGTCTCGCAAGGCGAAAGATTACACCTACCTCTACGGTAACGGATTGAAAGACGAGAAGGGAGCTCTGACTCGCCATCTGGCGAATGCTTTTTCCGAAGGAGTCCGCAACGTCATTCTAGATGGAGAGATGATTACTTGGGACCCGGAAGTCGACAAGATCATGCCGTTCGGCACCCTCAAAACAGCCGCTCTAGCCGAGCAGAATAACCCCTACAACAACACAGGGCCGCGACCGCTTTACCGCGTCTTCGACATCCTCCTACTGAACGATCAGCCCCTGACCCAGTACACGCTGCGGGATCGTCACCGTGCCCTAGAAAAGGCTGTGAAGGGTGTTCATAGGAGACTGGAGATCCACGAGTATGAGTCTGCGACGACACCCGAGGCCATCGAGCCGCTCCTCCGCAAGGTCGTCGCCGAGGCATCAGAGGGCTTGGTCCTCAAGAATCCGAGGTCAATGTACAGACTCAACAGCCGCAATGACGACTGGCTGAAAGTCAAGCCGGAGTACATGTCCGAGTTCGGAGAGTCGTTGGATTGTGTCGTTATTGGCGGCTACTACGGCTCCGGACACAGGGGTGGCGCCATCTCCAGCTTCTTGTGCGGTCTGCGTGTTAGCGAAAACCATATCCACGCTGGTGCAAACCCCGAGAAATGCTTCAGTTTCTTCAAAGTCGGCGGCGGCTTCACAGCTGCCGACTATGCGGAGATCAGGCATCGGACGGACGGGAAATGGACCACGTGGGACCCGAAAAAGCCCCCCGTGGAATACATCGAGCTCGCCGGCGGCGACCGTCAGTTCGAAAGGCCGGATGTCTGGATCCGACCCAGCGACTCTGTCGTCGTGGAGGCCAAGGCCGCGAGCATCGGCAACTCGGACCAGTTCTCCCTCGGCTTCACCTTGCGATTCCCCCGCTTCCGCAAGCTGAGAACCGACAAGAACTGGGACGAGGGCCTCAGCGTGCAAGAGTTCCTGGACCTACGGCGACGCGTGGAGGCAGAGGCCAAAGAAAAGACCATGAGCGTCGAGAACCGCAAACGCAAGTCAGTAAAGCGCGTCAAGCGCGAGGTCGTCATCGCCGGGACGGAGAACATGCCTGCGCAGTTCCAGGCAGATAAGTCCAAGATATTCGAGGGCCTCGAGTTCTGCGTCCTGTCGGAGTCGCTCAAGCCGTTCAAGAAGACCAAGGCACAGCTCGAGACCCTTATCAAGGAAAACGGCGGCCAGGTCTCGCAGCGGGCTGTCCCGCAGTCTGGTATGATTCTCTTAGCGGACAAGAACGTCGTCAAGGTAGCGAGTCTAGTCAAGGAGGGGCAAAAGGGCAACGGCGTCGACATCGTTAGGCCAAAGTGGATTCAAGACTGTCTAGAACAGGCTGATGAATCTCTGCTGCTTCCCTACGAAGAGCGACACTTATTGCATGCGACGGAAGCTCTCAAAACTGTTGCACTGCAGAACACAGATATGTATGGGGACAGCTACGCCCGCGACATCAGTCTTGTTGAGCTGCGCGAAGTTCTCAATATGATGCCGAAGAAAGAACCCGATACGGAGTCTTTTAACAAGACACAATTTCTCAATCAGCTTGAGGAGCGTGGACGCGGGGTAGGCCCAATGAAGGGATCAATGTTTCATCGTTGCGCCGTTCACCTAGTCAACGTTCAAGAAGAATGTGATGAGGACGAGATCAAGATGTTGAAGCTTAGGAACTATCTGACCTTTGGCGGCGCACGCTTGATCAGCGATGCCGAAGACACGGAGACTACGCACGTGGTTGTGGTAGGAGACGGCAGCCGGCGGAAAGACGCGGCCGCTGCTATGCGGGAGGAAGTCAGTCATAGGCGTAAGATTCCACACATCGTGACTGCGGAATGGGTTGAAGATTGCTGGCGAGAAAAGACGTTGCTGGACGAGGAGAAGTATACGCGAGTATGA
- a CDS encoding uracil phosphoribosyltransferase, protein MSSSTPELPANVHVSQHPCLRAKLSQLRSQSTPAKEVKTLVHDIALMVAYEALGASTKATDGSKDSTPLGFDFTSTTISPSSLCLVPILRSGLGMVEGNYPSNTRHLLFNLKLRTNTSTTAVQTILPTPVAVHHLGLYREPSTLEPVEYYNNLPNHVSPDGSNAGASELAIVLDPVIATGGTCAAAIQTLREWGVKRIVVLSVIGAAEGVKRAASEWADATDIYIAGVDAELTDKGMLKPGVGDVGDRLFLTIGK, encoded by the exons ATGTCTTCCTCAACACCCGAGCTCCCTGCCAACGTGCACGTCTCCCAGCACCCCTGTCTCCGGGCGAAGCTGTCCCAATTGCGGTCCCAGTCGACGCCGGCGAAAGAGGTGAAGACGCTGGTGCATGATATTGCGTTGATGGTAGCATACGAGGCCCTCGGCGCCTCCACAAAAGCGACAGATGGATCAAAG GATTCTACCCCGCTAGGATTCGACTTCACATCAACCACAATCTCCCCCTCCAGCCTCTGCCTCGTCCCCATTCTGCGATCAGGCCTCGGCATGGTAGAAGGCAACTACCCCTCCAACACCAGACATCTATTGTTCAACCTGAAGCTCAGAACTAACACATCAACAACAGCCGTCCAAACCATCCTCCCCACGCCCGTAGCAGTCCATCACCTAGGCCTCTACCGCGAACCCTCGACCCTCGAGCCCGTAGAATACTACAACAATCTCCCCAACCACGTTTCCCCCGACGGCTCCAACGCCGGCGCCTCCGAGCTCGCCATCGTCCTTGACCCTGTCATCGCCACCGGCGGCACCTGCGCCGCCGCCATCCAGACCCTCCGTGAGTGGGGCGTCAAGCGCATCGTGGTCCTCTCCGTCATTGGCGCCGCCGAGGGCGTCAAGCGCGCCGCGAGCGAGTGGGCCGACGCGACGGACATTTACATTGCTGGCGTGGACGCCGAGTTGACGGACAAGGGCATGCTAAAGCCCGGTGTAGGTGATGTTGGTGATCGGTTGTTCCTTACTATTGGAAAATAA
- a CDS encoding major facilitator superfamily transporter gives MPDVVVICFSVAIDRLPRQPANIRCGPKYLILPPFLKPNLKPPSCLCATRLAPLALKLHANDRPCGALYSACQKYNIPIHLPRDAVEHEGALSPPSNVDDARGMSLPKLGSGMQPTNKVRSARTGRDNAQPAGLRADPPHVKPTRIVRFPSTVAKLQSNTGTKCGSACVPTAVWSAKPIKTAETLHRTDCAIRAECDVEAAACGDRVLFIWLVSALHSQALKPSRLFAHLEGRQDCLRQIAFRNHIEMGTDTDPTRKLDTAQKADSHSGAAHDGSVDIHGIDDAAIIPKGALDPVYEAKARVLNRAIQDIGMGWYQWQLFIVVGFGWASDNLWPIVTSLIFTPITNEFGPSRPPLLTLSQNIGLLAGAMFWGFGCDLFGRKVAFNLTLGLTALWGMAAAGAPSFAGIGIFAAFWSFGVGGNLPVDSAIFLEFLPGTHQYLLTVLSIDWAIAQVIATLIAWPLLGNLTCQEGATCTKANNMGWRYFLITLGGLTLIMFLIRFVLFTIYESPKYLMGKGRDEDAVRIVHEVARRNGKLTSLSIEDLKACEPEGYVARTDAATAVKRNLEKLDLSRIRVLFSTHRLALSTGTIMAIWALIGLGYPLYNAFIPYIQATRGAELGDGSTYLTYRNSLIIAVLGVPGALLGGWLVELPALGRKGTLAISTVATGVFLYCSTTAMTSNALLGWNCAFNFCSNVMYAVLYGFTPELFPTPQRGTGNALTATCNRIFGIMAPIVAMFANLKTSAPVYTSGALFIAAGLLCLTSDGTLNIIVTFLPLPSKVYITFMDYYSIVNVGTKPLRYSAISFGVILYVNGRKHISLRGAQSLGDMATAHRYLHPRGFPRFPLIFSTELPHPVSLPMLTLIQIGPTMRALMLFSIPLPVSIGNSSDIGTVPLHALTSHFALRDATLPHRDFANLSRVCFVLVLIGFSQLTLSYTMVAASRLSLFGLSLLSSVQAAKYGYNHVTVRKDTDIVAANFKDIEGVDLLSPAFLTPETIPAGFSDGTQGPTDDNLLDSFVQDLADKNDWLTYNKANFTSEEGRPFPYLHLSSTKLSRRVSNSTGKVRVWVQGAVHGNEPAGDQSLLALLGALDANQTWAASLLEKLDIVILPRYNPDGVGYFQRTLATNYDPNRDHVKLARKQTRDIKTLFGEFAPHVAIDMHEYSATARYGSYYHAADGLFSAAKNLNIHPDIRTLSEEVFAKNIGLDMEARGLRWEPYVTGSTSTNPAFKPTFAEAGSDAKIGRNAIGLTQCVTFLIEMRGILLADQEFQRRTVAGLTMASSIIQTAADNAEKVYTTIESSIADFASSTSEIIITDSSPLVQRTFKMVNINNGSVTEVPINFRSTTPVTTNITRARPEAYLIPVAWADLAERLRVSGLEVETLSEPYVGTVEAYDITSAVFETEYYEGVVRAAVTTEALTKEVDLPAGSFLVSTRQKNAALAFVALEPENIDSYASFTIIPVEAGDEYPIYRVLA, from the exons ATGCCTGATGTGGTCGTGATTTGTTTCAGCGTCGCCATTGATCGCCTTCCCCGCCAGCCCGCTAACATCCGCTGTGGGCCGAAATATCTCATCCTTCCTCCGTTTTTGAAGCCAAACCTTAAGCCTCCCAGCTGTTTATGTGCCACCAGACTTGCACCGTTGGCATTGAAGCTTCACGCCAATGATCGGCCTTGCGGAGCTCTATACTCGGCGTGTCAGAAATACAACATACCTATTCATCTTCCACGCGATGCCGTCGAACATGAGGGTGCGCTCTCTCCACCAAGCAATGTCGATGACGCACGAGGCATGTCTCTCCCCAAGCTCGGCTCAGGGATGCAACCAACAAATAAGGTACGGTCAGCTCGAACCGGACGAGACAATGCGCAGCCTGCCGGGTTACGAGCAGATCCCCCACACGTTAAACCCACCAGGATCGTTCGGTTCCCCTCCACCGTAGCAAAGCTGCAGTCAAACACTGGAACAAAGTGCGGATCGGCATGCGTTCCGACTGCCGTTTGGTCAGCAAAGCCAATCAAGACCGCAGAGACGCTTCACCGGACGGATTGCGCCATTCGAGCTGAGTGCGACGTGGAAGCTGCCGCC TGCGGTGACCGCGTTCTGTTCATATGGCTGGTCTCGGCTCTCCACAGTCAAGCTCTGAAACCTTCAAGACTCTTTGCCCATTTGGAAGGACGTCAAGATTGCCTGAGACAGATTGCCTTCCGC AATCACATCGAGATGGGCACCGATACAGATCCCACGCGGAAGCTAGACACGGCGCAAAAGGCCGACTCGCATTCTGGTGCAGCCCACGATGGCAGCGTTGACATCCATGGCATTGACGATGCTGCCATCATTCCCAAAGGTGCTCTAGACCCTgtctacgaggctaaagccCGTGTGCTCAATCGCGCT ATTCAAGACATCGGTATGGGCTGGTACCAGTGGCAGctcttcatcgtcgtcggATTCGGATGGGCAAGCGACAACCTTTGGCCAATAGTCACGTCGCTCATCTTCACTCCGATCACCAACGAATTCGGTCCTTCTCGTCCGCCTCTGCTTACACTATCGCAAAACATCGGCCTTCTGGCAGGTGCCATGTTCTGGGGCTTTGGCTGCGACTTGTTTGGGAGGAAAGTGGCTTTCAATCTGACCCTCGGTCTGACTGCCCTATGGGGGATGGCCGCTGCCGGCGCGCCCAGCTTCGCAGGCATCGGCATCTTCGCGGCCTTCTGGTCGTTCGGCGTCGGGGGCAATCTCCCTGTTGATTCGGCCATCTTTCTCGAGTTCCTCCCAGGAACCCATCAATACCTATTGACAGTCCTTTCCATTGACTGGGCCATCGCTCAAGTCATCGCCACTCTCATCGCGTGGCCACTCCTCGGCAACCTCACCTGCCAAGAAGGCGCGACCTGCACCAAAGCCAACAACATGGGTTGGCGATACTTCTTGATCACCCTCGGCGGCCTAACTCTGATCATGTTCTTGATTCGATTCGTCCTCTTTACCATCTACGAGTCGCCCAAGTATCTCATGGGTAAAGGCCGCGACGAAGATGCCGTCCGAATCGTTCACGAAGTTGCAAGGCGAAACGGGAAGCTCACGTCTTTATCGATAGAGGATCTGAAGGCGTGCGAGCCCGAAGGATACGTCGCGCGCACCGATGCTGCCACAGCAGTCAAACGAAATCTGGAGAAGCTTGATCTTAGCCGGATCCGCGTGCTTTTCTCTACTCACCGCCTGGCTCTGAGTACCGGCACAATCATGGCCATCTGGGCGCTGATCGGTCTAGGGTATCCTCTCTACAACGCCTTCATACCCTACATCCAGGCCACCCGTGGAGCGGAACTGGGAGATGGCAGCACCTATTTGACGTATCGCAATAGTCTGATCATCGCGGTGCTGGGCGTGCCCGGAGCACTGCTGGGTGGGTGGCTGGTTGAGCTGCCTGCGCTGGGACGCAAAGGCACCCTTGCCATCAGCACCGTTGCAACCGGGGTCTTTCTGTACTGCTCGACGACGGCTATGACTAGCAATGCGCTGCTTGGCTGGAATTGCGCCTTTAACTTTTGCAGCAACGTCATGTACGCGGTGCTCTACGGCTTTACCCCGGAGCTCTTCCCCACTCCGCAGCGCGGCACCGGCAACGCGCTCACGGCGACTTGCAACCGCATCTTCGGGATCATGGCT CCCATTGTCGCTATGTTCGCTAATCTAAAGACATCGGCTCCCGTCTACACCAGCGGCGCGCTCTTCATCGCAGCTGGGCTTTTG TGTCTTACCTCTGACGGCACGTTAAACATAATTGTGACCTTTCTCCCGCTGCCGAGCAAAGTATACA TCACCTTCATGGACTATTATTCAATCGTCAACGTCGGGACGAAGCCGCTCCGGTACTCGGCCATT TCTTTCGGAGTGATTCTATACGTCAATGGCAGAAAGCATATCTCGCTACGGGGGGCCCAAAGTCTTGGCGACATGGCCACTGCCCACCGTTATCTGCACCCACGGGGATTCCCCCGCTTTCCCCTCATCTTTTCTACTGAGCTGCCTCATCCAGTTTCGTTGCCAATGCTCACACTAATTCAAATCGGACCTACAATGAGAGCATTGATGCTTTTCAGTATCCCACTGCCGGTCAGCATCGGCAATTCCTCCGACATTG GAACCGTCCCGCTCCACGCGTTGACGAGCCATTTTGCGCTGCGTGATGCTACGTTGCCCCATCGCGACTTTG CAAACCTGTCACGGGTTTGCTTCGTTTTGGTACTGATCGGCTTCTCACAACTCACGTTGTCCTACACAATGGTCGCTGCATCTCGCCTAAGCCTGTTTGGCTTGTCCCTACTCTCATCAGTCCAGGCGGCCAAGTATGGATACAACCACGTAACTGTGCGAAAAGACACGGACATCGTCGCCGCCAACTTCAAGGATATCGAGGGCGTCGATCTGCTGTCGCCTGCATTCTTGACCCCGGAAACCATTCCTGCAGGCTTCTCTGATGGCACGCAGGGCCCGACAGATGACAACCTTCTTG ACTCTTTTGTTCAAGACTTGGCCGACAAGAACGACTGGCTGACTTACAACAAAGCCAACTTCACCTCGGAGGAAGGCCGCCCGTTTCCTTACCTTCATCTGTCTTCGACAAAGCTGTCTCGTAGAGTATCAAACTCGACTGGCAAGGTCCGGGTTTGGGTCCAAGGCGCTGTGCACGGAAACGAACCAGCCGGCGATCAGTCGCTTTTGGCTCTCCTCGGAGCCCTAGACGCGAACCAGACATGGGCCGCGTCGCTCCTAGAGAAGCTCGACATCGTCATCTTGCCTCGGTACAACCCCGATGGTGTTGGCTACTTTCAGCGCACTCTGGCCACCAACTATGATCCCAACCGCGACCACGTTAAGCTCGCTCGTAAGCAGACTCGCGACATCAAGACTCTCTTTGGCGAGTTTGCCCCCCATGTCGCTATCGACATGCACGAGTACAGCGCAACCGCCCGCTACGGAAGCTACTACCACGCCGCCGACGGCCTCTTCTCCGCCGCCAAGAACCTCAACATTCATCCGGATATTCGCACGCTGTCCGAGGAAGTGTTTGCCAAGAATATTGGCTTGGATATGGAGGCCCGAGGCCTGCGCTGGGAGCCGTACGTGACGGGTTCCACCAGCACCAACCCGGCGTTCAAGCCTACCTTCGCCGAGGCCGGCTCGGACGCAAAGATTGGTCGCAATGCCATAGGTCTCACGCAATGCGTCACCTTCCTCATCGAGATGCGCGGAATCTTGCTCGCGGACCAGGAATTCCAGCGCCGCACTGTAGCTGGCCTGACCATGGCCTCGAGCATCATCCAAACCGCCGCCGACAACGCCGAGAAGGTCTACACGACCATCGAGTCCTCCATCGCCGACTTTGCCTCTTCCACCTCAGAGATCATCATAACAGACTCCTCGCCGCTCGTCCAGCGCACGTTCAAGATGGTCAACATTAACAACGGCTCTGTCACAGAAGTGCCCATCAACTTCCGCTCCACCACGCCCGTGACGACCAACATCACCCGCGCCCGCCCCGAAGCCTATCTCATCCCCGTCGCCTGGGCCGATCTTGCTGAGCGCCTGCGCGTGTCTGGTCTGGAAGTCGAGACTCTTAGCGAGCCGTATGTCGGTACCGTAGAGGCGTACGACATCACGTCGGCCGTGTTTGAGACGGAGTACTACGAGGGCGTCGTGCGCGCTGCTGTGACGACGGAGGCGCTGACTAAGGAGGTAGATTTGCCCGCTGGCAGCTTCCTTGTAAGCACGAGGCAGAAGAATGCTGCTCTTGCGTTTGTGGCTCTCGAGCCGGAGAATATTGATTCGTATGCTAGTTTTACCATCATTCCTGTTGAGGCTGGGGATGAGTACCCCATCTACAGGGTGTTGGCATGA
- a CDS encoding WSC2, producing MVSAKSVALFGSMLLGNVMGADNMGPAAFLWPPDREWSADADNTAPCGSTNGPGVRTEFPLMNGKLALVTQDITRSVHLSVSYENDPKSVSDFETFLGPSEVGSLDLGHTCVAVPSAPSGTAAGSNATYRMLYVSNFDQDESKRETYYACADVTFVEVFAASIPCFNATVSDPDVDVDTTVNVTTTDSGGNTPHTAADFTATGESKSSGLSKGAIAGAAVGSIAGVSLLALAGFFFWRKKAAKKEAVTEPMQQRWDAEKAISDTSSVNSRPQH from the exons ATGGTCTCTGCCAAGTCAGTCGCTTTGTTCGGCAGCATGCTGCTGGGCAACGTCATGGGCGCCGACAACATGGGCCCGGCCGCTTTCCTCTG GCCCCCAGACCGTGAGTGGTCTGCCGACGCCGACAACACGGCCCCTTGCGGATCCACCAACGGCCCCGGTGTCCGCACCGAGTTCCCTCTCA TGAACGGCAAGCTTGCCCTTGTGACCCAGGACATTACCCGCTCCGTCCACCTCAGTGTCTCCTACGAGAACG ACCCCAAGTCCGTCTCCGACTTCGAGACCTTCCTCGGCCCCAGCGAGGTCGGCAGCCTCGACCTCGGCCACACCTGCGTGGCGGTCCCCAGCGCGCCATCAGGAACCGCCGCCGGTTCCAACGCGACCTACCGCATGCTCTACGTCTCCAACTTTGACCAGGACGAGTCCAAGCGCGAGACCTACTACGCCTGCGCCGACGTCACCTTCGTCGAGGTCTTTGCCGCCTCCATCCCCTGCTTCAACGCCACCGTCAGCGACCCCGACGTCGACGTCGACACCACCGTCAACGTCACCACCACCGACTCGGGCGGCAACACCCCGCACACCGCTGCCGACTTCACCGCCACCGGCGAATCCAAGAGCTCTGGTCTCTCCAAGGGCGCTATCGCTGGTGCCGCTGTCGGTTCCATTGCTGGTGTCTCCCTGCTCGCCCTTGCTGGATTCTTCTTCTGGCGCAAGAAGGCTGCCAAGAAGGAGGCTGTTACTGAGCCCATGCAGCAGCGCTGGGATGCCGAGAAGGCTATCAGTGACACTTCTTCCGTCAACAGCCGTCCCCAGCACTAA
- a CDS encoding inosine/uridine-preferring nucleoside hydrolase, whose amino-acid sequence MSRITACLLTVFFVFATISSAKKNLIVDTDLFSDCDDAAALLLAATSPEVNLLGVNINSQSSYSVLAASAILNHYDHADVPVGARRPLNDVPFFDNWAKRAGEFASKLATYWSKSISDAEEAWDPVDLYRKLLSEAEDDSVTIASIGFLHNLSGLLNSTADARSPLSGTELVETKVKELVVMGGDYPNGFEFNFWGDDPYQTAHVIHNWTSPIVYAGFQLGGSVRSGGPLMADGPKTDPVRAAYILYTYYQPQWSLDPVAMLYAVGGLGEYFKFGNEYGYNTVTLSGEGKCNGCNVWVYDKNVTSQHWLEITVSPDKLGEELNRRYLQGARSSKRSSDPIGILPKFGDCRVEQAPKPPERIHETRPENYGFHGELTSRVYFTHRVWNSKIGPRGHTCSYQGYPVFMR is encoded by the exons ATGTCGAGAATCACGGCATGCCTCTTGACTGTGTTCTTCGTCTTCGCCACTATTTCGTCAGCAAAGAAGAACCTCATAGTCGACACCGACCTATTCAGCGATTGCGA TGATGCCGCGGCTCTTCTCCTCGCCGCCACATCTCCAGAAGTCAACCTCCTAGGAGTTAATATCAACTCCCAATCCTCATATTCAGTGCTAGCAGCTTCGGCGATTCTCAACCATTATGATCACGCTGACGTCCCCGTCGGTGCCCGGCGACCGCTTAACGATGTCCCATTTTTCGACAACTGGGCCAAGCGCGCCGGCGAATTCGCGAGCAAGCTAGCGACGTACTGGTCGAAAAGCATCTCCGACGCCGAGGAAGCCTGGGACCCCGTCGACCTCTACCGCAAGCTACTCTCCGAAGCAGAAGATGACTCTGTCACGATAGCCTCCATCGGCTTCCTGCACAACCTCTCCGGCCTCCTCAACTCCACGGCAGATGCCCGGTCCCCGCTGTCCGGCACCGAATTAGTCGAGACCAAGGTCAAAGAGCTCGTCGTCATGGGCGGGGACTACCCAAACGGATTTGAATTCAACTTTTGGGGCGACGACCCCTATCAGACAGCACATGTAATCCACAACTGGACAAGTCCCATTGTCTACGCCGGTTTCCAGCTCGGGGGCTCAGTTCGCTCAGGCGGTCCTCTCATGGCGGACGGACCCAAGACTGACCCTGTACGGGCGGCGTATATACTCTACACGTATTACCAGCCGCAGTGGTCTTTGGATCCCGTTGCGATGCTTTATGCTGTGGGAGGACTCGGCGAGTATTTCAAGTTTGGTAACGAGTACGGATACAATACTGTCACTCTATCTGGAGAAGGCAAGTGTAACGGTTGTAATGTCTGGGTGTACGACAAGAACGTTACGAGTCAGCACTGGCTTGAAATTACAGTCAGCCCCGACAAGCTCGGCGAGGAGCTGAATAGACGGTATTTGCAGGGAGCACGGTCTTCCAAGAGATCTTCCGACCCTATTGGAATTCTCCCCAAGTTTGGTGATTGCAGAGTCGAGCAAGCTCCGAAGCCACCAGAAAGA ATTCATGAAACACGGCCAGAAAACTATGGTTTCCACGGGGAACTTACATCAAGAGTCTATTTCACTCACCGTGTGTGGAATTCTAAGATTGGTCCCCGTGGTCACACCTGTTCATATCAGGGTTATCCAGTCTTCATGAGATAA